TTTTAAAAAGCCCGGTTTCTTCCATTTTTGGAGTTTCGCAAAATTCATAACCATAATTTTTGGCAACACTTTCACAAATTTCTATTATAAATTTATAAAGTTTTCCATCATCATCAAGTAGATCTTTCATTCCGCGAAGTGCATTTATCATATAAATTTCCTTATCTCTTCTTGTATTTGACTTACGCTAAGCCCTGCGTCTATCTCTAAAACATTAAATTTTAAGTCGGCGAATATTATACTCATAAATCCTTGAACTCTCATTAAATATTCAACGCCTCGTTTTTCGATATCATCACTATTTCCACGCGTAAAAAGTCTATTTTTGATAAGCTCTTCATTTGCTTTTAAAAAGATAAATTTATCCCCTAGATCTTCGTTTAATGCAAATTTATTTAAATTTAAAAGTTCGCTTATATCAAGATTATCGTCATTTGCCATAGCATAAGCTATTCCGGATATAAATCCTCTGTCACTTAAAACCAAATTTCCGTAATTTGGCTTAATAACTTTTTCGTAATGTTCGGCACGATCTGCTAAAAATAGTAAAATTTCAGCTTTATTGCAAATTTTACTAGCATTTTTAAGTAAAAATTCCCTTACCCAAGAACCAAACTCAGTTCCGCCAGGCTCTTTTGTGATAATGGCATTAGGTTTAAATTCCTTTAAAAGAGAAATTTGAGTAGATTTTCCGACACCGTCGATACCTTCAAATGTTATTAACATTTTTCACCTTTTATATTGTCTAAAACAGTTTTTGGAACTAAATTTGTTATATCGCCACCATGCGTAAGAACTGAGCGAACTATGGAGCTTGATATAAATGCGTTTTTAAGGCTCGGCATAAAATATATAGTTTCAAACTCACTCCATAAAGAAGCGTTTGCATAGCCTATTTGTAGCTCATACTCAAAGTCGCTTACTGCACGAAGACCCCTAACTACGGTATTTATACCATTTGATTTTGCAAAATCAACAAGCAAGTTATCAAAGCCCATGACTTCTACGTTTGCTATGGAGCTAGTCGCTATTTTTGCCAAATGCAATCTTTTATCATAACAAAAATAGGGCGTTTTACTCTCATTTAGTGCAACTGCTACTATGACTTTGTCAAAAACTTTACAAGCTCGCTTGATGACGTCCATATGTCCGTTTGTGATAGGATCAAAAGTCCCTGGATATATACAAGATTTATTCATTATTTTTACCTTATGATTGCTCTATTTTTTTCTACTATGATTGCTTTAAAAATTTGATTATTATCGCTTTTTACCTTGATTATTTCACCGATATTTGCATCTTCAAGTGCTTTTACTTGAATTTCTACTTTTAGTCCGCCATCTACTATAATGGCATTTATCGTATCTCCTCTTTTTATATCGCTTAGAGTTTTGAACTGCCTATTTGTTAGAACTTTATCTCTTTTTATACGTGTTTTTGTGATGAGTTTTGCCTTTGGAATATTCAAAATAGCATCTTTATCAAAATCTTTTAAGCTAACTTGCACACTTTTATAATCATTTAAATTTAAAATATGATCCTTATCCATATCTATAAGCGAGACAAAAACACTTACTGTAGCATCTATTTTAAATTTAAAAAATATACTTCTGTTTAGATTATTTGGCATTTTATATATCGCTTTGACATTTCCGTCTTCATTTCTCATAGATAGCAAAACTACGTCTGTAAGAATGTACTTATCAAAGTCTTCTGGAATGGAGTTTGGCTTTAGTATGGATAACGAATTTATAGTGATATTTGGAATTTCTTTTTGAATTTTATCTTTTATAATATCATGCAAAGTCGCACCAAAAGCCAAATTTGAAAAAATATATGAGATAAATATAAAAAGTAGAATGGAGCGGGAAACGAGATTCGAACTCGCGACCCCAACCTTGGCAAGGTTATGCTCTACCCCTGAGCTATTCCCGCTTATCATTTTTAAAGAGCGTGATTGTATCATAAATTTATTCATATGTCAAGATAGCTTTAAGATTTTTATGATATTTTCGTTTGAAATCCCTGATTCTCCTATTTTTGAGAGATAAATGGCATTTGACATAGCAAGAGGTTTTATCATAGCAGGGCTAAATTTATTATCATTTATAGGAGTAAATTCTCCATTTTCATAGTGTCCGATGACTATATTTGCACGGCTATTTTTCATAGTGATATCGCCTTTAAATTTAGCAAAAAAAGTTTCGTGTGAGAAGTTTGCCTGTCCGCTTAATTTTTTAAGAGCAGGGATACCGGCTAAAAAGCAAGCCACAAAGCACGACATAGGATTTCCTGGTAATAACAAAACTATCTGAGAGCCTTTTTTATATAGTTTTGTTGGTTTTGCTGGTCTGATATCTAGGCTATCAAACATTTCTTCAAAGCCAAGTTCAAGTAAAACTTCTCGCATAAAATCGGCTTCGCCTTTACTAGCGCCGCCACTTGTGATAATCGCATCATAATTAGCATGCAGGTTTATTTGAGTTTTTAAAATATCTTTATCATCTTTTAAGATGCCTTTATACTCGCTTTTAAAACCATTACTTTGTAAAAGCGCCATTATCCCAGAAGCGTTTGCGTTATATATGGATCTTTCATCACAAAACTCCCAAGGCTCATTTATCTCATCTCCACTACTAAAAACGGCGATTTTAGGTCTAGCATATACTTTTACGTAGCTTATACCTTGAGACGCTAAGAGCATTATTTTAGCAGAGTCTAAGCGGTCATTTGCTTTAAGTAAGATATCGCCTACGCTCACTTCTTCACCTTTTATGCGTCTTGCGTTGTCTTGTTTTAAATTTGAAGGCACTAAAAGTCTTCCTTGCTCATCAAATTTTTCATCTTCTAACATAACTATGCTGTTTGCTCCTTTAGGAAAAATAGCTCCGGTCATTATCTTATAACATTCGTTTTTATCTATTTCGTATTTGGCTTTATCTCCTGCAAATATAGTTCCTTTTATATTTAGAGGCGAATTTCTATCATCGTAATTTATAGCGTAACCATCAAGTGCTGCGTTATCAAAGCAGGGCAATGCTTTTTTAGCATAAATATCTTCAAACAAGATCTTGTCTATTGCTTTTTCTAAGCTGATGATTTCGCAGCAATCTAGTGCTTTTATGGAATTTATCACATTTAACGCTTCATCTACTAACAAATTTTATCCTTTATTCGCTTAGTCGTTTTATATCTGCGCCGAGATTTTGTAGCTTCTTCTCAAGGTTTTCATATCCTCTATCTAAATGATAAATTCTATGAACTCTAGTGGTTCCATTTGCTCTAAGTGCAGCTAAAACCAGTGCCGAACTAGCCCTTAGATCAGTAGCCATAACATCTGCTCCATTTAAGCTTGATCCGCTGATAGTGGCGATATGCCCGTTTAGTTTTATATCAGCTCCCATTCTGCTAAGCTCGCTAGCGTGCATAAATCTGTTTTCAAAAAGCCGCTCATCTATGGTACTTACGCCATCAGCGACTGCGGCTAAAGCCATAAATTGTGCTTGCATATCTGTAGGAAATCCCGGAAATTCAGTAGTGATTATATTTACCGGGGCTAATTTTGCATTAGATATGACTTTTATGCTATTTTTTTCTAATTCAAATTTAACGCCCATATCGCTAAGTTTATCAAGGACTGAAACTAAGTGGCTTGGCTCTACGCCATTTAGCGTTATCTCTCCGCCGCTTATAGCACAAGCACAAAGATAAGTACCAGCCTCAATACGATCTGGTATTACGCAAATTTTAGCTAAATTTAAAAGCTCTCCGCCATTTCCGTGTATTATAAGCTCACTCGTGCCAATTCCATCTATCTTGATACCGCTATCATTTAAAATTTGACAGACTTGTGCGACTTCGGGCTCTTTTGCTGCGTTTAATATAGTTGTTTTACCTTTAGCTAATGCTGCAGCCATGACTATATTTTCAGTTCCAGTTACTGTTATTTTATCAAAAACTATATTTGCGCCTTTTAATCCACCATTAGCTTTTGCTACGACATATCCGTCTTTTATCTTGATATTTGCACCCATTTTTTCAAGTGCGCTAAGATGTAAATCTATAGGTCTTGCTCCGATAGCACAACCTCCTGGAAGCGAAACTTCACACTGTCCAAACCGCGCTAAAAGTGGCCCTAAAACTAAGATTGAAGCTCTCATTTTTCGCACGATATCATAAGTAGCTTTTGTGGAATTTATAGTCGATGTATCTATAAGTAAATTTGAGCCATTAAATTTAGCATTTGCACCTAAATTTACAAGTAATTTTACTAAAGTCTGCGTATCTGCAACGTGCGGAATATTTGAAAACTCTGTGTTATTTTTACCTAAAATACTCATAGCAATGAGTGGTAAAGCTGCGTTTTTTGCACCGCTAATATCCACTTTGCCACTAAGTCTATTTCCGCCTTTTATCTCTAAATAATCCATTATCAGCCTTTAAAAAATATGGTGATTATACAATACTTATTCTTATATTTTGATTTTAAGAAAATATTTGGTAAAATCATCAAAATAACTTAAAAATGGAGATAAACTATGTTATTTAAAGGAGTTTTAACCATATCTGCTTTGTTGTTTATCTTAAGTGGTTGTTCTACAAAAAGCATAGATCCGAAACAAAACAGCTATGATAATGCAGACTCAAAATATCAAAAAAACGACACTACAAGCGGGTATAATTTTAATTATAATCAAGACGCTGATGGGTTTTACAATATAAATTTAAGTAAATATCTTAATAAAAAATTAGGAAATGATTGTTCTGGTTTTGTATCTTTAGTCAATGAAGATAGTAAATCTTTGTATTTTGATGAGAATATAGTAAATAATTTTTATGATAAAAATGGTAGAAAATCACAAGCCATTTTCAATCTTTATAAATCACAAAATAAAATTTCATACACAGATCCAAAACCAGGAGATTTAGTATTTTTCAACAATACTACTTCTAGGACTAATAAATCAAAAAATAAAGCCATAACGCATCTTGGCATTATAGATAAAGTAGAATCAAACGGCACCATAACTTTTATGCATAATATAAATGGTAAAAATATAAAAAGCGTTATGAATTTAAATCACAAAAATACGCATAAGCTAAATGGTAAAAAAATCAATGCATACATCATACTAAAATGTCAAACCCCAGCTTGCCTTATATCGAATAAATTCGCCGGATTTGGTAAAGTGGATAAAAACGTTCAAATAGACTAAATTTGATAATTTCAAGGATAAATTTGCTTACAACGCCGGTTCTTATAGCTATAAATTGTGTAGTGTATTTTTTAGAATATTACGTTTATAATAGCGACGTGTTTGGTATGTATTTTGGGCTAAATGAACTATTTTTTTTAGGTGCTTACTGGCAGCTTTTGACTACTATGTTTTTGCATGGATCGCTTATGCATCTACTTATGAATATGGCTGTACTTTATCAGTTTGGTATGATTTTAGAAAGATATCTTGGTGGTTTTAAATTTATACTACTTTATATAGGTGGCGGTATCGTTACTAGCTTGCTTAGCCTTAGTTATCTTGCTTTTGCAAACGTAAATTTAGTGGGTGCAAGCGGTGCGATATGCGTTCTTTTGGGTTTTATGGCAAATTTGGATAGATACAATAGAAAAGGACTTTTCATCGCAGTGATTTTGATGAGTTTCGCTCCGCTTTTACTAGGTGCGAATATAGCTTGGTATGCGCATATATTTGGATTTGGTATAGGCTATCTGTTTGGATTTTTAAAGGTTTTTAGATGAACTTTTTTGAAGACATTTGGAAAATTCAAAATGATGGGAATTTAGAAAGTAAATTTAGTGGATTTGAACGTATATTTGCAGATTTTAACTCTGGTTGTTACGATCTAAACTCAACTTCTAAGCCAAATCCTTTAGTGGCTCCTAGTTACGCACTAAACTGCGCCGTATATGAGATGAAAGAGTTAAAAAACCATAAAAACGAAAACAAAGACGCAGCTTTTTTACACTCTATAGCACATATTGAGTACAGCGCAATAGATATAGCTCTTGATGCTTGCTATAGATTTAGAAATCTTCCAAAAGAGTATTATTTTGACTGGTTAGAAGTAGCAAATGATGAGATAAGGCATTTTAAGATGATAAATGAGCTTTTAGAAAAGTCAGGATATAAATATGGTGATTTTGGCGTACATAATGGGCTTTTTATAGCGATGCAAAAAACGCAAAACTCTCTCATAGATAGAATGGCGGTTTTACCAAGATATATGGAGGCAAACGGGCTGGATGCAAATTTGTTTATGATGAGTAAGCTTAGGGCTGATTCTAAAAAAAGATATCTTTTGGAGGTTTTAGAAGTGATACATGCCGAAGAGATAGATCACGTCAAAAAAGGCGATAAGTGGTTTAAATTTGCATCTGCAAAGTGTGGCATAGATCCAAATTCGTGGATAGATATAGTTTTAAAACATTATCCAAATGCATTTAACACAAAAAGAGTTTTAGATAAAAAACATAGGCTTTTTGCTGGTTTTAGCGAGTCTGAAATCACAAAAATTTCGTATCTACAAAAGGATAAATAGTGAAAAATAAAACTACAAAAAATGGTATGTCCATAAGCCAAAAGTCTTTAAAGGCTGATGTTTGTATAAATACTAGCAAAGCAGTAGCAACAGAACAATCCATAAGCCATTTTAAAACAAGTGAATCTGACATTAAAACTATATATTTTATAAGACATTCAAAGGCTAAAAAAGAAGGGAATAGTGACTTTGATAGAGACCTATCTGAAAAAGGCAAACAAAATGCTGAATTTATGGGTAAAAGATTAAAAAAATATAAAGTACTTCCAGATATGATATTTGCCTCTCCTGCAAAACGCGCCATAAAAAGTGCAAATTTACTAGCACGTGAGACTAAATTTAAAAAAGATATAATCCAAGTCAAAGCTCTGTATAATGCAAGTTTGGAAAATATGCTTGAGTTCATAAACTCTATTAATGATAAATATAATACTATTTTTATTATAGGTCACAATCCTAGTATAACGCAGATCTCAGAGCTTTTAAGCGATTCTGATATCGGAAATATACCTACTGGCGGGATATTTTGCATAAAATTTGATTGTTGTAGTTTTAAAGATATAAAAGCGCATCACGGACATGCTGTATTTTTTGACTATCCTAGAAAGCATCTTTGATTTATTGTAAAAATAATAGAAAATAGGGGATAGCTCAAAAATCGTTTTTATGGTATTCTACTATAAAAAACAAAAAACAGAGAAGATCAAATTTATATATTGCATTTTTTGATCTTTGCTTAATAAAAATCCATATAAGCTCAAAAAAATCAACGAAATCATATTCTCAAATCTATAGTTGACATAAACTAGTTATTTATAAAAAATATCAAATTTATATATATTTATATATAAAAAATTTGAGTGTTTAATTTTATGATTTTTATAAATATATAATCATTGCTTTAAAATATCAAAAAAATTAGATGAAGTATATATGTAAAATCATATGTAAAATCATATGTATAGTATGAATCAAAAAACTATGATAAATTTAATGGATAAATTCTAAAAACTCAAAAAGTAAATCTCATCAAATACTCATAAAAACATAGTTTTACTGATATGCAGATAGGGATAGAAGAGTATATTTATAAAACTTTGAAAATATTTGTTTTCAATACAAAATAATAAAAATAGCATGTATTTTACTTTTTTAAGCAAAATAAGCATACTTTTTATGCGAGCTTAGTTTTTTTCTACGGCTTACTTTTATAGACGTTTATCTTTTAAATTTAATTAAATATCTATCGTATAGGTTTATATTTATACATTTTTTGCTAGAAATAAATCAAAAAATAAATTCTTAGCTAAAAACTCCAAATTTATTATTCGTAAAATTTAGATGCGCTTTGTATGAGTTCTTCTAGATTGCACTCTTTTTCATTTTGTATGATATTTTTTATACCGCAAAGTAGATTTATAGAAGCTTCTATTTCTACTTTTCTTGTGGATATGCTCTCTACATTAGCCCCAACGCTTACACCTTTTGCACGTCCATATTTATATAAAAACTCAAACATATCAAGGCTTAGTTCAACAGAAGCACTAAGTGGATCGTCGCTTTCAAATAGTCTATCTTCAAACTGTTTAGACACTGAAATACCAAGCCATCTCATAAATTCAAGCGTTTTAGGGCTACCGCAAGGCGTAAATGTAAATATTATAGGGACTTTTTTTATTCCTAAATTTGCGTAGTCGTCTAAAAACCGTTTTGCATTTTCTATGTTATAAACTGCTTGAGTGATAAAAAATTCACATCCTTTGACGATTTTTGAAGCCACTCTTAGGTCTTCATCGCCTTTTTTTTCATGCCTTTCAGGTATGCAGATCCCGCCTACTGTTACGTTTCTGCCCTGCTCTTTTTTTAGTTGATAGGCTTCATTTAGATTAAATTTAAGCAAGTCATTCTTTGAGCTTGCTCCTACAAAAACGGATAACATATCATTATTATAGGTATTTAAAAAGTTAGCAAATTCTTCTTTTGTGTAGTTTCCTACAGCTTTATAGATGACTGCTGGATATGATAGTTTTAAAAACTCTTTATGGTAAATCTCAGGCTTGATAGTTCCGCAAAACTCAAATGTACGCTTCTTATTATTTCGCGAACTTTCATCTTGTAAGTCATATATCACAAGTCCGTCTATGCCGGTGTTTTCTAGTCTTTCTAGTTGTTTTTTGGCTATTTGATAAGCTTCATCTTTGCTTAAATT
The sequence above is a segment of the Campylobacter hyointestinalis subsp. lawsonii genome. Coding sequences within it:
- the tmk gene encoding dTMP kinase encodes the protein MLITFEGIDGVGKSTQISLLKEFKPNAIITKEPGGTEFGSWVREFLLKNASKICNKAEILLFLADRAEHYEKVIKPNYGNLVLSDRGFISGIAYAMANDDNLDISELLNLNKFALNEDLGDKFIFLKANEELIKNRLFTRGNSDDIEKRGVEYLMRVQGFMSIIFADLKFNVLEIDAGLSVSQIQEEIRKFI
- the coaD gene encoding pantetheine-phosphate adenylyltransferase, yielding MNKSCIYPGTFDPITNGHMDVIKRACKVFDKVIVAVALNESKTPYFCYDKRLHLAKIATSSIANVEVMGFDNLLVDFAKSNGINTVVRGLRAVSDFEYELQIGYANASLWSEFETIYFMPSLKNAFISSSIVRSVLTHGGDITNLVPKTVLDNIKGEKC
- the flgA gene encoding flagellar basal body P-ring formation chaperone FlgA — encoded protein: MHDIIKDKIQKEIPNITINSLSILKPNSIPEDFDKYILTDVVLLSMRNEDGNVKAIYKMPNNLNRSIFFKFKIDATVSVFVSLIDMDKDHILNLNDYKSVQVSLKDFDKDAILNIPKAKLITKTRIKRDKVLTNRQFKTLSDIKRGDTINAIIVDGGLKVEIQVKALEDANIGEIIKVKSDNNQIFKAIIVEKNRAIIR
- a CDS encoding molybdopterin molybdotransferase MoeA, with product MLVDEALNVINSIKALDCCEIISLEKAIDKILFEDIYAKKALPCFDNAALDGYAINYDDRNSPLNIKGTIFAGDKAKYEIDKNECYKIMTGAIFPKGANSIVMLEDEKFDEQGRLLVPSNLKQDNARRIKGEEVSVGDILLKANDRLDSAKIMLLASQGISYVKVYARPKIAVFSSGDEINEPWEFCDERSIYNANASGIMALLQSNGFKSEYKGILKDDKDILKTQINLHANYDAIITSGGASKGEADFMREVLLELGFEEMFDSLDIRPAKPTKLYKKGSQIVLLLPGNPMSCFVACFLAGIPALKKLSGQANFSHETFFAKFKGDITMKNSRANIVIGHYENGEFTPINDNKFSPAMIKPLAMSNAIYLSKIGESGISNENIIKILKLS
- the murA gene encoding UDP-N-acetylglucosamine 1-carboxyvinyltransferase, producing the protein MDYLEIKGGNRLSGKVDISGAKNAALPLIAMSILGKNNTEFSNIPHVADTQTLVKLLVNLGANAKFNGSNLLIDTSTINSTKATYDIVRKMRASILVLGPLLARFGQCEVSLPGGCAIGARPIDLHLSALEKMGANIKIKDGYVVAKANGGLKGANIVFDKITVTGTENIVMAAALAKGKTTILNAAKEPEVAQVCQILNDSGIKIDGIGTSELIIHGNGGELLNLAKICVIPDRIEAGTYLCACAISGGEITLNGVEPSHLVSVLDKLSDMGVKFELEKNSIKVISNAKLAPVNIITTEFPGFPTDMQAQFMALAAVADGVSTIDERLFENRFMHASELSRMGADIKLNGHIATISGSSLNGADVMATDLRASSALVLAALRANGTTRVHRIYHLDRGYENLEKKLQNLGADIKRLSE
- a CDS encoding NlpC/P60 family protein; this translates as MLFKGVLTISALLFILSGCSTKSIDPKQNSYDNADSKYQKNDTTSGYNFNYNQDADGFYNINLSKYLNKKLGNDCSGFVSLVNEDSKSLYFDENIVNNFYDKNGRKSQAIFNLYKSQNKISYTDPKPGDLVFFNNTTSRTNKSKNKAITHLGIIDKVESNGTITFMHNINGKNIKSVMNLNHKNTHKLNGKKINAYIILKCQTPACLISNKFAGFGKVDKNVQID
- a CDS encoding rhomboid family intramembrane serine protease; amino-acid sequence: MLTTPVLIAINCVVYFLEYYVYNSDVFGMYFGLNELFFLGAYWQLLTTMFLHGSLMHLLMNMAVLYQFGMILERYLGGFKFILLYIGGGIVTSLLSLSYLAFANVNLVGASGAICVLLGFMANLDRYNRKGLFIAVILMSFAPLLLGANIAWYAHIFGFGIGYLFGFLKVFR
- a CDS encoding ferritin-like domain-containing protein yields the protein MNFFEDIWKIQNDGNLESKFSGFERIFADFNSGCYDLNSTSKPNPLVAPSYALNCAVYEMKELKNHKNENKDAAFLHSIAHIEYSAIDIALDACYRFRNLPKEYYFDWLEVANDEIRHFKMINELLEKSGYKYGDFGVHNGLFIAMQKTQNSLIDRMAVLPRYMEANGLDANLFMMSKLRADSKKRYLLEVLEVIHAEEIDHVKKGDKWFKFASAKCGIDPNSWIDIVLKHYPNAFNTKRVLDKKHRLFAGFSESEITKISYLQKDK
- a CDS encoding SixA phosphatase family protein → MKNKTTKNGMSISQKSLKADVCINTSKAVATEQSISHFKTSESDIKTIYFIRHSKAKKEGNSDFDRDLSEKGKQNAEFMGKRLKKYKVLPDMIFASPAKRAIKSANLLARETKFKKDIIQVKALYNASLENMLEFINSINDKYNTIFIIGHNPSITQISELLSDSDIGNIPTGGIFCIKFDCCSFKDIKAHHGHAVFFDYPRKHL
- a CDS encoding methylenetetrahydrofolate reductase translates to MLKDKIKENKPGILLYGITPPKINLSKDEAYQIAKKQLERLENTGIDGLVIYDLQDESSRNNKKRTFEFCGTIKPEIYHKEFLKLSYPAVIYKAVGNYTKEEFANFLNTYNNDMLSVFVGASSKNDLLKFNLNEAYQLKKEQGRNVTVGGICIPERHEKKGDEDLRVASKIVKGCEFFITQAVYNIENAKRFLDDYANLGIKKVPIIFTFTPCGSPKTLEFMRWLGISVSKQFEDRLFESDDPLSASVELSLDMFEFLYKYGRAKGVSVGANVESISTRKVEIEASINLLCGIKNIIQNEKECNLEELIQSASKFYE